Genomic window (Mycosarcoma maydis chromosome 5, whole genome shotgun sequence):
TCGCACAGCCGGAATCGCTCAGGGGAGATCCATGCCGTCATTGTGCTTTTGGACCATCGAAAATTCGACACGGTTCAAATGCCTACTGCTGTTTCCTTTGGTACATTTACGATTGGCGAAGCAACAAGTCAATTAATTATTCGACGATCGAGAAGTGCACCTTTGACtaacattcacgattaattTATCTCGATTTGACGCGTGTTGATCTGCCTCTTCTCGTACGAATCGATGCCATCGCACCATCCATCTCCTCGTCCCTCTTCCAGCcgcattcacaatcgtgaatcgtgaattattcgtgatggccgattcgtgatggacAATTGCGGGGAGTGAGTGGCATGCTCGTCGTACACAAACCACGTTGGGCGACTTCGCAATGTGAACTCGAATTTGTTCTTGTTCACCAACGCTCAAGCCACATCCAACCTTGCTTTCCAACCAGCCGCCATCTTCTCCGATCACTGTCTCGTCATATACCCAGCTCATTTCGATACCAACCGTCCGCGACCGTCTCACCCCGATCTGGCCGCCGTCTACTAACACCCCTTGACAGCCACTCGACTCGAGCCCAATCTCGCACTTGTCCTACCTAGCCAGCACGCAGCATGATGACGGAACCTGAACCGGGCGCAGCTTTCGCGCCAGGCGCCTATGCCAACGCCTTCGTTCCTGGCAAGCCACGCGACTCGGCCAGCCTGATTCAGCAGCGTCTTCGAAAAGCCAAGCTCTTTAACGAGGAGCTTGCCGACTATTTCGCCGCTCGCCGCGAACTCGAAGACACCTATCTCAAACAGCTCCAAAAGATCTCGAAACGTAATTTCCTCTCGGACCCTTCCTCCATCCCACCCAGCTATGCCCCTGTTTACGAGCGACTCGTACAGGAGCTCGCAGAGGTCGCCAGTGCCCATGCCGAGttcgagaagcgcatcgcCCAAGATTGCGAGGCTCCCATTCGCAACGCCAGCTCCCAAGGAGAATGGAGTCGTATCAAGGACCACGATGACTCACTTTCCAACACCTTACGAGAActcaactcgctcgaaTCACAGCTACAAAAAGATaccaagaagctcgaagccGCTTCCTCCAAAAAGGCCTCTCAAGCCAATGCAAAGGTCCAAGAGACCGAACGCGCCATCGCGCAGACCATGGAAATATGGGAGACAGAGGCTCCATTCGCGTTTGAAGCCTATCAGCGCATCGATGCCCAccggctcgagctgctcaaggagaGCGTTGCTAAATTCGAGACCGCACAGAGCGACGCTGCACAGCgcatcatgtcgagctcCGAAAAGACCATGCAACAGTGCCTTACTTTTGATACCCAGGCCGATATGCAAGACTTCATCCTCAAAAATGGGGTGGTAGTCGGTGCATCTGCTACCTCCTCGGCTCGCAACCGTACACCCTCGACCTCGCGTCCgtctgctgttgctgttgctggtgcCGCGCCATCTGTAGCTCTCAACCGCTCGTCTTCCGTCACCGGTCGCAGCATCATCAGTCGCTCCGGTGCGGATAGCTCCGCGCGTGCTGGTAGGTCCAACGGTGCCGGTATGGGTGAGTTTGGCGCATCCACAGCATCCATCCACTCGGCTGATCGCACCATGGGCAGCAGTACACAAGATGCCACGCCCACCAAATCAGCCGGCTCCGCCCTCAAGAACGCTTTCAGCCGCTTCGGCCGTGCGCGTTCCAACAAGGACTCGAGCAACACGCAGACCATCTACGGCGGTTTACCCGATGAACCCGCCGActcgtccttctcctcGGTCAACCGAAGCGGAACGCTGCGACAAAATTCAATAACAGCAGgcgccagctcgtcgtcgcgcaATGCGGCTCCCCTGTCTGCAAGCGGCGACGattcgatcgactcgatggCTCCCGCCTCTGCTGGAGGTCTAATGGCTCCACTCACACCCTCGACTGCGCCGACCAAGAAAACGTCTGCAACCGTTCCGGCCATTCACCTGCCCTCTTCCTCAACTGCTGCGCCGCTGGTAGACTCAGAGGGCTTCTCCATTCCTCCGCCCGATCGTAAGCCTTGGgagactgctgctgttggaggtgctgcagttAGCTCTGCGACAGCTGGTGCCACAGCTGGATCCTCTTTGCTAGACAATGACAGTCAAGATGACTCTCGAGACACATTTGACAGCTCAGTCAACAATCGCGTTGGAAGCATGAACATCAGCAGTCAGCCTATCACCGAAGACGCTTCCAAGGAGAAGGCGGCGCTCGAACGCATGAAGTCGACGCTCCTCACCAGCGGACCGCCTTCTCGTCGCGGCACTACGCGACGCGATCGCAGGGATGTCCGCAACACGACCTACAACCCAGCATTCACAACCGTAGCTTCCAGTAGTGGCGatgacagcagcaggctgAGCCAATTCGGTGTGCTCACCGCCTCACCGCAAACGAGTGTACCCGGGTCTCCTTCGCCGTTTGGCACGCAAAGCACGTTCACTGGCACAGCGGGCGTCGGTCAACACCGTACTCAAAGCATCGCTTCAGTGGCTTCGTCTACCGCCAACAACAATCCGTTCGAGAAcagctccaccacctcgcccATCAAGGCGAGTCTGAGCGAACGCGTAAATGCCATCTTTGTCGGCAGGGAGATTGCCAAGGTCATGGTGGTGGGTGAGCTCAGCATCGCCGTGGGTTCCAGTCTAGCGGGTACGGTCAAACCTGTGCACATTCGGATCGAGGCgtttgagcagctggaaAAGGCAGCTCCGAATCCGGCGTTCCTCCAGGCCGTTCCGGGTGGGTCCACGCCTGGTGAGTATCTGCTGGATGTCAAGTcgttgctcgagcaaggcgTAACATCCGGGCTGCCCAGCAGCGGGTCGCAGGCAGTGGTGCTCAAGTACCAGGTGCATATTTCCGAATCGCGCAAATCCGAATACGTGCCCTTGTCGCTGCATGCACAGTGGAGATGTGAGCCTCATCAGACATCGTTACTCATGACGTATACGCCCAACTCTGCCTGTCGATTCTCCACTGTCGACGCAGGTGAATCCTCGGCCACGGTGCTGCAAGACCTCCAATTCGCAGTGCAAATTCAACCGTCCACGGTGAACAATATCATGTCGAAACCGACGGCCACGTTTGTCTCGGAAACAAAGTCGCTCTTCTGGAAGCTCAACGACAAGATTTCGCTCACATCGCCTTCGAGTGAGGTGCacaagctgctcgcacGTTGTCAGATCGAGGGCGCACAGACCGTGCCCACACCCGTGCATTTGAAGTGGAAGATTATCGGCAAGACCATCTCCAGTCTGGGGGTGGTTACCCTTGGCGAAGCAGTGGACGCtctcaagatcgacgaggtggtACGAACGTGTGTTGCCGGAAAGTTTATTGCCTCGCCTTGATCCAGTCCAGCGCAAACATGTTTTCGTCGGCCTCGTCATGtcgttttttttttttttggttgCTTCATACTTTTGTGGTTGTGCAATTCCAACAGCGGTGAATTGAATCACGCCTGACCTCGGTCTCACTATCCGAGAGCTCGAGTTGAGCAATCTCGCATTTCCTCTACGCTGTCTCACACCAATGCATCGAGCGATCCGAATTCATCAGAGCACAGATTCAAACAGGATCGAAGATAAAATATGGATTGAATCATACAAATGCCAGCGGGAGGTGATGAGGTTTGAGCGCGAGGTGGACATGAGAACGTGTCTACGAAAAATGCTGGCCGTGTGTCGGCGCATGCGCGCATTCAGTTGGTCTCGGGCTCCAAGGTGGTACCGCGACGAACAGTTCCCCAGCCGACCAAACGCCAGTGCTTGTCGATCCTCCTCGAGAGCGCGATCTTTTCTCCAACCTCGGTACATGCTGGACTGGTGAGGAAGATCTTTGCCAGATCAGCTTTCACGCTCATCACCCTACCGCCTGTGGACGTGGAACCAATGTTGACCATCAGCAGTTCgttcttggcgagctttTGCACCTTGgtctgcttcttgtcgtcggATTTGACACCAAGCAGACGACGGAGCAAGAAATAGTTGATTTCCAACTCGGTGTAGATCGCAGGCAGCTGTCCCACAGCACCCAACACCTGACCGACCAATCGATCAGCACGGCACAAGGTAGGGTCAATCTTGGTTCCCACACCAATCAACCCACCGGGAACGGCAAACTGCAAATCATTGTGCTCAGCGAGCAACGATTCGACGCGTGAGAAAATAGGCTTGCAGTGAATCTTACCCTCGTTGTCCTTGGTCACGATACCAGGACGCACCTCGATCTCCTGACCGATCTTGAGCACACCAGAGAGGATCGATccaccagcaacaccaCCGCGAagctcctccacctcggcacCGGGCTTGTTGACGTCGAAAGATCGAATCACGATCAGGCGTGGTGGCGAGgtgaaatcacgaaccgGAACAGGCACGCGCTTGACAATGTATTCGTTGACCGCATCAATGTTGTACTTGAGCTGCGCCGAGATGGGCACGATGGGTGCACCGTCAGCCACAGTTCCTTTGACAAAGTTGATGATCGACTTCCAGTGCTCCTCTGCCGCCTGCTCGCGGATCAAGTCGACCTTGTTCTgcaggatgatgatgtGCTGAAGCTTCATGATCtcgacagcagccaagTGTTCCGAAGTCTGCGGTTGCGGACACGATTCGTTACCGGCAAtcaagagcaaagcagcgtCCATGACGGCAGCACCGTTCAACATGGTAGCCATCAGAATGTCGTGACCGGGGCAGTCGACAAACGAAACATGACGAAGCAGGTTCATCTTTCCACCACAGCCAGGCACCTCGCAGTCCGGGTGAGGCTCCTTGTTTGAAGGATATGACTTGTAGCACTGCGGACGCGGGCATTCTTCGCGCTCGCACTTGTAGATCTTTGCATTGGCGTATCCGAGCTTGATGGTAATGTTGCGCACCAGCTCGTTCTTAAAACGAACCGTCTGGACGCCCGAAATGGCTTTTACGACTGTCGACTTTCCGTGCGCTACATGGCCAATCGTTCCGATGTTGATAGTTGCCTGCTTCGAGATGACTTCGGGGCTAAGCGGGTTCAGGTTGTCATAGTCGATGTTGACCGCCTGCAAGTCTTTGGTGATCTGTTGAACGTCACCGTTCGAGGcaactgctgctgccatttTGGAGGAAAGTGGGATGTCGTCCGGCGATTGCTGAGCAGTTTGGACAGACTAATAGTGGCAGTGATccgatgctgatgctaGCGAGCAACTCTGGCTGATGCAGTCAAGAGCACTTTGATTTGTACAAGAGCACAAGCAGAACGAAATCCAAATACGAAAGGCCCGTTGGCAGATGCAAGAAACGCAGGCCGGTCGTCGAGATCCCAAACTGAACGCTTTTCCTTGTACGATACAAGCGTCTCTGGAAGCTGTTTTTGTATGTCGAAATCCGCCGCGAGAGTAAAGCGAGCAGACGTATACGTTAGGAATGAAGGAGAGCGTGATCAGTGGAGAAGGTgaaggagaaggaagcGACTGCGAAGATGGTGACAAAGAGCGAGCGTGCCTTACATTTTGTGTTTGCGTCTCTGACACTTGGCTTGCTAACTGGCTGGCGTCAGTTCCCAGCACCGAAAAAAAGGAAGAAAGTCGTCCGTATCGTCCTTTGCGCTTAGCAGTGAGCAATGAGCCGTGAGCAGTGAGCCGTGAGCAGTGAGCCGTGAGCAGTGAGCCGTGAGCAGTGAGCAGAATTTTGAACGAATTACAATTGATCGCtcagcagtcacagagtcaaAAGTGGCAAACCAGACGCGCACCCACAGCTACGAGCGAGTCATTTTTTCTTCTCAAACCCAAGTCGCACGActgccactcacgactacgaTGCTCAGCTACCAAAATTCTAAAGCACAGCACGCAGAGTATGCTTGCTTGTCCCAATTTCGTGCGAATGAGAAGCAGTCCTTCCGGTGAGGTGATTCTCATCCTGAACCCACCCTTAAgattcaatcgtgaatattctTACGCCCTCTTTTCGTAGGCGTAGCCGGCTCAACACTCGCATCAtgcttgctcttctgctgGCAACAATCACAGACGCCGTTCGTGTAGAATGTTGATCTAAAATCATGTCCTTTGCATGGACCAAGCCAACACAAGTGAAGGCATGGTGGTTCGCATGGGTGTAACTAGTCGTAGGCTTTCAACATATTAGTGGTGAGCCTCGACCTTgacatcagcagcagcttcacGGAGGTAAGCGTTGACGTCGCCACCCTCAGTGAGAGCACCTTCCGACGAAGAGGTGGTAGCGGCCTCGGCGTGGTCgggctcagcagcagcgtaAGCCTCAAGCTGCGAAGAAAgctccgacgacgagggGACGGCGGGAGCCTTGGGCGCAGCAGGGGTCTGGAACTCGCGAACCTGGCCCTTGTGAGCGTCGGCAGCCTGGTCAATTGCAAATCATAATCGATAGTCGTGTGCAAATAGAGCAAGTAGGAATGATGATCAGTCTAAGGCCGTTTCAACAAAACACTGATGCGGGACCGGTGCACGTGACTGCAACTCACCTTAGGGGGAGCCTTGTAGCccttgagctccttgatgTAGAGCTCCTGGACAAAGTCTGTTTTTACGAATGCAGTCCGAATGATCAAGATGCGAGACGGTAGGGGTCAGAGTCAGTCGACCGAAACGTTGCAAGGCCGCGGGACAGGAGAAAGGTCAAAGCGTACCCTTAGAAGCGACGGCAGAGCTGGAAAGTGCTCGCACCTGTGTTCGCGAAGCGGATCGGACCTGTTTGACATATCAATATTAACAGCAGTGTCGGAAGTGTGGTGGTGGTCAGTTGCACAGTTCAAGGCCCATACAAATGTTGTTTGGTGTCGAGTGGCAGCTGCTTTCAACTCGAATGCCTGTGTCGGTGTGGATGGCCGGGATACGTACAGCGCCGAAGGTGGAGCGGGCGACGAGCTGGGCAAAGACCATTTTGTATGAAGCTGATGGATGTGGCGGGTGACGGGACGGGTGTTAAGAAGCACGTTATCAAGCAACACAAccgcaacgacgacgatggcatcGGCGGCCGCGGTGGCTACAACGCAGCGCGGTCGTTGCTGATTTGCGGTTCCGGCTCACTCTCCACACCTTGTCTCGTACTCATCGCCGTTTGCTGTACCATTTTTTGAAATCTGCGTGCTTCCTGCGATGAATTTCTCAAATTGgaagactcacgactatcCCGCCCGATTTCATGCCACGAACGGCTCCGAGCAATTCCGCACTAACATCTCCAGAAATTCGTCGGCGTTTTTGCAAATTacgaaccgtgaaccgtCAACCGTTGACGGTGGTGATCAGTCAAGTTTCCCGTACGAAACCTGACTGTGTTGCAGACCAAGCGGATGTTCTAATTCTAGTCTGCTAAATGACGTTGATccgtgcagcagcaactcacgactgatttcgctgtgcttgctgctcagccagcTCCGAATTGCTCCACCCTCAGCCTCTCGGCTCAGCTAGCTACACAAGCCCCCAGCTTCCGCAGCTTCCGCCTGATCAACCTTGCTTCATCCCCATAGCATCCTACCTCGCATACTCCCTTTGCAACATGTCTCTCCTCCGTGTCTCCACCTCTTCGCTTGCCCGCGTCTCCAAGACCCCCGCCTTTGTCATGGCTACTCGAGGCTACGCTGACGGCCCGACCGACCAGGCTGGTGCCACCGCTTCTTCTAAGGGCTGGTCCAAACGCGAACAGGTAAGTCTGGTTTGACGATGCTCATCACCAAGCTAGAAATGTGTACTTATAGACTGTCTCTCCTGTACATTGTGACCACCAGGCTCAAGAGAACCAGTACGTTCAGCAAGcagagaaggagaagctTGCAAAACTCAGGGagtcgatcaagaagcagcgTGAACACCTTGACGATGTACGTTAACCTTTGCTACCTCATGCTCATGATCGTCATGGGCATCCCGGATCAGAGCCGAAAGTGGAAGCTGACGATTCGATTTGTTTTCCTTCTGTACGGTCCACCAGGTCGAGAACCAGCTCAACAACCTTGACAAGAAGTAAATCTGTCTTTCTAAACGACTCTCTCGGCGCAACGCCGCTCACTTCCTGTCAACACAATCATGACTCACAGTCTCATTGAACCATATGCAAGTGCTATAATTGGGATGCAAATGATATGAAGCTGTTCTATACCGCCGGATCGCTAAGCAGCATCGCGTTCGGCAAGCATGTACTGCCAATCGTCCGCAGCCGCATAAGTctggctgcgctcgacTGCATCCGATTCCATGacgtcgtcctcctcctcccgCTCCACCTTCTCAGACTGGTCTCCCGCCGTAGCTCTTAGGTAGCTGACCACGGCGCCTCGCTTCTCCAAGTATGCAGCGTAGCTTCGCAATGCCTCGAGGTTGGGGctctcgactcggctgTAAGCAGCTTCGCTGAGCTGAGCCCTTTTCAAAGTGTCGATATTGCCGATCAGAAAGAGTGCACTCTGAGCGCGAGTGAGAGCCACATTGAGTCGCCTGCCGTCGGCTAGGAAGCCCACGTAGCCCTGCGCATTGGTCCGCACAGTGGAAAACAGAATGACCTTCTTCTCGCGCCCCTCAAACCCGTCGACCGTGTGGACATCGATGTTGCCCAACTCGGAAGATCGCGTTCCGAGAATGCCAGCAGCTTGTTGCCGTGATAGCGATGCTTCGTTGTGCAGCATCTTTTCCAGCAGGACCTGCTGACCGGCGTAGGGTGTGACAACGCCAATGTCGTCTCCAGTGAGGTCCGGATTTTGTCGCAGCAAGTCTGTCACTACATCCAGGACAATCCGTGCCTCGGATGCATTGCGAAGCGAAGACGAGTTTTCTGCTTTGGTCTCGCGTCCTTTGTGGTCGATAAAACAGAGACGTTGCGTGTCTTGCTTTGCAACGCCGGCGCAAGAGGGCCAGTAGCTCGATGCGACCGGCGCGATAAGCTCTGTGCCCGTTCCATTCTGCAACGCACCATCGTAGAATGTCTGATTCGCGAACTCGGCGAGGGTGGGATGCATACGGAATTGCACGTTGAGCATGATCGATGGAatgctgcttcggctttGAATGAGCCGCTCAAATAGACTGCGCGACAGCCCGGCTTTCTTGGCTTCTGCGCTGGTAACCACAGGCGGCAGCTGTTTATGGTCGCCGATGATTGACAGATGTCTGCATCCCTTCATAAGCGGTACGAGCGAGACAGGCTCAGTAGCCATGGATGCCTCGTCGAAAAACACCACCGGAAGGTCAatcatgtcgagctcagGCGAGCCTGCAGCGATCGCTGAGCCGCAAATGACATCGACACCGTTAAGAATCTCGCCTCGAATCGAAGCGCGAAGGAAAAAGTAGGTAGCCTTCAGACGGTTTAGCTGTTTTTTGATGGTCTCGTACTCTTCCGAGGCCGTACCACCCTTAGGCTGAGCTGCCTCGCGCTCCTCTTCTCGCTCGGCCATCATGTTCTCCcagctttgcgcttcagTCTGGCCGATcgcctcgtcttcggcaAGCCGCTCCCGCACAGACGATGCTATGCATGGATCGGAACCGCCCATGCGGCCCAGCTCGTACTCGCTTTTGAGCCTGTCGAGAGTGTCTAGCTGACGCTTGATCTGATCCAGTCGTTGTTTGGCTGGATGACGAAGAAAGTAGGCATCGAGAGTGTACTGATCGATGCCTGCTCTAGCGCGTGCTGATGGGCCAATACGCACCACACGGAGTCCTGCCTTGATGCACCCGTCTGCGAGGTTGTCGACCGCAACGTTGGTGTGCGCGGCTAGCATGATAGGGTGAGGCACCTGGAAGTcttgcttgagcagcttgatggCCGTCACAATGGTTCGGGTCTTGCCAGTGCCAGGAGGACCTTGGATAAGAGAGACTCTCTCGCGCAGCATCATGGCAACGGCCTGCGTCTGGGTGCTGTTGAGATCGGGCAGCGGGTCACCATCAATAACGACcggatctcgacgagcaaatCGATCGTACCAACTTTGAACGCGGGCGTCTTCCCAGAATGCACCTCTGGTCACTCGATCGACCGGAGGCTCGATGCCAAGGATGACGTCGCTCAAGCGGGTGCCAGAGAGGATGTATTGGAAACGCGAGCCGTACTGGGTCTCGATGAATTCAACATCGTGCTCCAGCGCCTCGAGCGCTGCTTTGATGCGCTCAAATGTCAGGTCGTTGAAGCCGTAGTCGAGACGCCACGAAGGGCACGagacaagatcgacatcCTCATCAGCTTCGTCGAATTTGAGACGGATAAAGGTGCGCTGTCGTTCGACGACTTCGGCTTCAATTACAAAGTCGTCCTCGACGAATGATGCGGAATCGTCGCTGGTAGGTGGTGACATTGCAGAAGGCATGATGGTCACTTTGTCACCCGCGCGGAAAAGAGTTCGAGGCAGCggctcggcagcgtcgagcttgaagacGGCAGCTCGTTTGCCAAAGTGGCGTTTGCTGTTATCCTGCCAGTATCCTTGCAGCCCGTCAATCGTGATGCCCTCTTggatgagcttctcgatcgGGGCCTTGCGCCTCTCTGCAATGGCGGCGAGCTcctgcttgcgctcgcagtcgagcagctcggccCACCTTTCACGATACAATCTAGCTTGTTGTCGTATCGGCTCACGGTCGCCGTGTCGTGAGAGGAGCTGTGCTGCCTTTTCTCTGCTGATGCGCAAAGAGCGATCGTCCATCTTGCGTTCGGCCATGCGTCGCGCTTTGGCTGCCACTTTGCTTTCTTCTCCTCTAACCATGGAGGCTGAGGCTCTCCTGCGTTGAGATGGACGAGAGGCACCAGAAGAACGGCAGGCTATTGGGATGGTTGTCCCACATCGTTTCCTCCAGTCGAACCGATCTGGATGTGCGACATAGGAGTCCCTGTAGAGATCCTGAGGTCGAGAAGGTCCAAACGGCCATTGCATGGCAGCTAGCTGGCGATtgagagcgtcgagcgatCTGTCCAGTTGCTGATCCGAGCCGGAGTGTGGTCCATTCCACCATTGTGGTTGCGCGGTCTTGCCTGCAGCAACAATGCCGGATGCGTGGGGATTGCTAGTCGAAACCTTGCTGCGGCCGTTTGTGGAGCTGAAAGACCGTCGAGTCACAGACTTCTTAGGAGGCGCAGTGTCCCGATCGGCGTCGCCAGGAAGGCTGTGCTTGCTAGTGTCCAGAAAGCCATTGCCAGCCTGTGAGCTTGAATGAGCCGAGCGCGCGGATGTCAAAGGCAGACGAGATGGACCGGCAATGCGGTGTGTTTCTTGACGAGGAAGTCTGCTGCCTCCGCTCAGTAGCTCCGACGACCGCGGGTTATATGTCACCGCGTGTTGGGTAAGCTGGCGAGATGCATGACCGAGACGTAGGGCGGTAATAGTGTCGAAGCGGCGGAAGGTATGTTTGCTCAGCTGGTAGCCTTGCAATGACCTTCGGATGCAGATGAAGTGGATCTATTGATGATCACAGCTGTGAGGGGCGACGAATAATTTTGCTATGACGCTACGGGATGGAGGCGTGAAGCCGATTTGAAATCGAGTCGCAGCAGAACGAAGCTCAGACCAATTTTTGTCACAGGGTCTTGTGAGCGGAAGGAACCTGGCTGGTTCCAAGCCGCGGTACGCTGGAGCGGGGCGTGTTCTGCGTGGCTAGGCAGAAGAACCATGGAGGGAATTTCCACGTTCGTTGTCTCTTCCACGCATTTGGaacacgattcacaattccCTTTGACTTCCCTATCTGAactttttcttttttgCCCTGGGCATGTGAAGACGCGTCAGGCAACGCATACGTGCTGCCTTCCACGTTCACGCTTGATCATATGTCACACGCAGAGCAAGAGTACACGATGTTGCTGATGATCCGTACAAACACTGTCTGCTTGGCTCTTACGTACAGTGTCTGCCTTTGCACGACACCTATCGATCTACAAATGCTACTCCATGCTCCAATGCGGGAAGAGCAAGCGAATGTGCTGATAAACGTCCCAGAAGCTGACATGATGCAAGCAACCTAGTTCGAAAGTGATGTATTACGATTACACGTTAGAGACGCCGATACGTTCACCGACGCGAACCATGGTCTCGAGGCCGTTGCGGGAGCTGTCTAGCAGATCTTGGTCCCATTTCACCTTGGCCTCGGGCGGAAAGATTACAATATTGGTCGAGCCGCCGTACGCATAGTAGCCGCACTCGTCGCCGCGCTGCACAGACGAGCCCTGGCTGGCATTAGTCCATCCAATGGAACCCACCAGCATCGCGCCAATCGCGACAAATGCCACAGGGATGGGAGGGCTTGCATTTCCTTTCGGACTCCAATTGAGTACAAGAACCTCTCTGCGATTGCCTGAGAAGACGTCGAAGTCGGCGTTGACCGCTTGAGGCTGATGCATGGATCCCACCCACGTGTCGAGATAAACGTCGTACCAGGCATGTCAATAAAGCGCAAACCAATAGGATCAGGATAAATCGAATTGAAGAAAAGTGTCACCAAAAAAGGGGTAGCAAAAATCGGACCGGAAATCGGGGCAAAGGAGGTGTCAGAACGATCGATCAAGCTCACATCGGCACGAGCGTGCATGACATCCACGACCCGCTGCAGGAAACTCACATTGACAGTAAAGTACTCTCCGGCTATGTGTCTTGTCGGTCCACACAGGGCTGGGCCTACTGGGTAGTGGAAGCGGTGGTAATCGGCTGGAGCAAGGCGGAAGATTGCGATTGAGCTGCCAGGCGGGAAGCAGCGGTCAGCAAGATTGGTGTCGCCGATCAACCTGTTGAGCGTGAAACCATCACCCTTGATCCAGTATCGGGTCGATTCTCCCACATCGCTGAACACTGTCAGCCTACAATCAGCACACGACGAGACGATCGAAGCATTCTCTGGCTCGGCAATTGGTCTCGCTCCCGGTTTCAGTTTGCGGAAGAAGAACGAGTTGAAGCTGGGATACTGCGATGGATCTGGCTGCAGAAGCTCGTCCAAGTTGATTGAATAAGTCTGAACAAAGCTCTGAATATGCTCCAACACGGCTTGTGGATTCGACTCATCGTCGTACACCCTGCCTTGGCGCACGGATACGGTCTTGAGCAAATCCTCGACCGAATTGTATCGCAAAAACGATTGCTCCTTGCTCTTATAGAACAGCAGGTGCATACCTACTCGAACATAGATGGGCATGCTCTCAAAGATCCTTTGGCCGGGCTGACCTCGAATGGCAACGTAGTTGCCCATATGATGACTAGCGAACAAACGATCCATCGTCGACTCGAGGCTACCCGGGAAGAAGCGGCTCCACCATTTTGTATGCATCTGCACTGAGATCGGACCAGGAGTAATTGCTGTATGCTGCGAGGTACCCTGCTGAAGTTGATCACTCGTCTGATGCACTGGTCCCGACGAGACGAGGTGCTCAAGCACCAACGCCATCGACTCGCGTTCCTGCGCTTGATCCGCTTCTTGCTTTGACGTCATAGTGgaaatcaagaatcaagGACTGCAAAAGATGTGTAGGAGGGGGTGAGGAAAGACCGAAAGCTAGACTGGCCAATCCGAATCGGAACGAAGTCATCCAGTTCCTTTGCCAATCACTGCTTCATAAGAGCCTGGACCGAGCGTCAGTGGATTTGCCGGCGGTTCATATTCAGGGGTCTTGCCAGCTGCAGGTAACttacagtcgtgagtagttATGtgcaagaatcgtgaaattcgtgatcacgaatggtgaatcgtgaatgtccACGGAGCTATTGTCAAAAACCAATAATGTTAGACCTGCATCGTCCATCTACCTTCAAAAAATGGTTCTAGCAAAAAAaataaatcgtgaatagcgTGCACCAAAAACT
Coding sequences:
- a CDS encoding uncharacterized protein (related to SYP1/YCR030C), with amino-acid sequence MTEPEPGAAFAPGAYANAFVPGKPRDSASLIQQRLRKAKLFNEELADYFAARRELEDTYLKQLQKISKRNFLSDPSSIPPSYAPVYERLVQELAEVASAHAEFEKRIAQDCEAPIRNASSQGEWSRIKDHDDSLSNTLRELNSLESQLQKDTKKLEAASSKKASQANAKVQETERAIAQTMEIWETEAPFAFEAYQRIDAHRLELLKESVAKFETAQSDAAQRIMSSSEKTMQQCLTFDTQADMQDFILKNGVVVGASATSSARNRTPSTSRPSAVAVAGAAPSVALNRSSSVTGRSIISRSGADSSARAGRSNGAGMGEFGASTASIHSADRTMGSSTQDATPTKSAGSALKNAFSRFGRARSNKDSSNTQTIYGGLPDEPADSSFSSVNRSGTLRQNSITAGASSSSRNAAPLSASGDDSIDSMAPASAGGLMAPLTPSTAPTKKTSATVPAIHLPSSSTAAPLVDSEGFSIPPPDRKPWETAAVGGAAVSSATAGATAGSSLLDNDSQDDSRDTFDSSVNNRVGSMNISSQPITEDASKEKAALERMKSTLLTSGPPSRRGTTRRDRRDVRNTTYNPAFTTVASSSGDDSSRLSQFGVLTASPQTSVPGSPSPFGTQSTFTGTAGVGQHRTQSIASVASSTANNNPFENSSTTSPIKASLSERVNAIFVGREIAKVMVVGELSIAVGSSLAGTVKPVHIRIEAFEQLEKAAPNPAFLQAVPGGSTPGEYLLDVKSLLEQGVTSGLPSSGSQAVVLKYQVHISESRKSEYVPLSLHAQWRCEPHQTSLLMTYTPNSACRFSTVDAGESSATVLQDLQFAVQIQPSTVNNIMSKPTATFVSETKSLFWKLNDKISLTSPSSEVHKLLARCQIEGAQTVPTPVHLKWKIIGKTISSLGVVTLGEAVDALKIDEVVRTCVAGKFIASP
- a CDS encoding putative translation initiation factor eIF2 subunit gamma: MAAAVASNGDVQQITKDLQAVNIDYDNLNPLSPEVISKQATINIGTIGHVAHGKSTVVKAISGVQTVRFKNELVRNITIKLGYANAKIYKCEREECPRPQCYKSYPSNKEPHPDCEVPGCGGKMNLLRHVSFVDCPGHDILMATMLNGAAVMDAALLLIAGNESCPQPQTSEHLAAVEIMKLQHIIILQNKVDLIREQAAEEHWKSIINFVKGTVADGAPIVPISAQLKYNIDAVNEYIVKRVPVPVRDFTSPPRLIVIRSFDVNKPGAEVEELRGGVAGGSILSGVLKIGQEIEVRPGIVTKDNEGKIHCKPIFSRVESLLAEHNDLQFAVPGGLIGVGTKIDPTLCRADRLVGQVLGAVGQLPAIYTELEINYFLLRRLLGVKSDDKKQTKVQKLAKNELLMVNIGSTSTGGRVMSVKADLAKIFLTSPACTEVGEKIALSRRIDKHWRLVGWGTVRRGTTLEPETN
- a CDS encoding uncharacterized protein (related to ATPase inhibitor, mitochondrial precursor) — its product is MSLLRVSTSSLARVSKTPAFVMATRGYADGPTDQAGATASSKGWSKREQAQENQYVQQAEKEKLAKLRESIKKQREHLDDVENQLNNLDKK